The genomic DNA CAAAAGCGAATGAAATTCCGACAAGTAGCGCGCCTGCAAGCCCAGGACGGTCACAAACAGCTATTAGGTCGATATCGGATATTTTTAGATTCGTTTCGTTTATTGCTTTTTTGAATAAAAGACCGATTTTTTTTATATGTTCGCGCGATGCGATTTCCGGAACTACTCCACCGAAGTCGGAATGCTCTTTTTGAGTGTAGATTGTGTTTGTAAGTATTTTTTCGTCGTTTATTATCGCAACAGACGTTTCGTCGCAAGACGATTCAATTCCGAGAACTATCATTGTTTTCTCCGCAAATCAGCCGGTTTCAGAAATCGCCGCTACTTTAACTCCGGCGTTTTCTGTGGAAACGACTCTGACTTTTGTTCCTTTCAGTATATATCCGCTGTCTGAATAAACATCAACGTTTTTGCCGTTTATGTTTGCCGTTCCCGCAGGGCGCAAATCTGTTATCGCGATTCCTGATTCGTTTATTTTAACTTGTGCGACAAACCCTACGCTTTCAACGGCGTCTTCCAAAGATATTTTAGTTTTACGTAATTTTTTTACTCCGAAGATGAGCGTCGCCGGTATTAAAAACAAGTTTAATATTACCAAGAAAACCAAAGAGTTTGGCGATTCTTTGAAAACTATATAATATGAAGTTCCAAAAACCGCTATCGCCGTCATAGTTAAAAAACCAAACGACGGAATAATTAATTCCGCAAGAATAAGAACCGTTCCGACGATTTGTAAAATAATTATAATCATTACTATACTCATTGGAAACCTCCTTTTCAAAGTTAAACTTAAAATAATATATTTTTATGAAATAAAACACTATGAAATTACCTAAAAACGCCGATTGTTTTCTTTAGATTTTTTCCAACAGTTCTTTTGCATGCCTGAGAGTTGTTTCGTTTTCTCCTCCAAGCATTCTCGCAACTTCTTTGACGCGTTGAGCGTTGTCTAGCTTTTCAATTTTTGTTTCGGTGCGTCCAGATATTTCCGTTTTGAAAATCGAGTAATGAAAATCCGCTTGTGAGGCGATTTGGTGAAGATGTGAAATTACTAAAATTTGATGATTTTTCGCTAATTTTTTTATCGCCGCCGCGATATCGGCCGCTCGTTCTCCGCCGATTCCCGTGTCGATTTCGTCAAAAACCATTATCGGAATAGTGTCGTTTTCGGCGAGAATCGTTTTAATCGCAAGCATAATTCTTGAAATTTCTCCGCCCGAAGCGGTTTTACAAAGGGGAAGAAACGGCTCGCCCGCGTTTGTTTTCGCCGTAAAAACAATTTCGTCTATTCCTTTTGAGTCGATTTTTTCCTTTTTTTCAAAACGTGTCAAAAATATTCCGCCGTTAAAGCCAAGTTTTGACATTTCATAAGTTATTGATTTGTCAAAAGATACACAAATTTCTTTTCGCATGCGGCTTAAATTTTGAGCGGATTTTTCTAATTCGTTTTTTGCAGAAATCAACGTTTTTTCCAATTCAAACTTATCCGTGTCACAATTTTCGATATTTGTCAATTCCGATTTTAATTCTTCTTTTTTTTGAAGCAGTTCGGCAAAAGAGCAAGAATATTTTTTCTTTAATTTCTGAATTTTTGCAATTCTGTCGTTTATTTCTTCCAATTTTGCCTGACCTTCTTCCTCTGTCGAATTTTCATATTTATTTATGGTTTTTAATAAATCTTTTAACGAATCCCAAAAAGGTTTGATTTCATCAGCCCAATTTTCAAAATTTTTGTCAATATTTGCCATAGATTGCAACAATTTAACCAGATTTGAAATTTCGGAAATAACGCCTGAAGAATTTGCGTCTCCGCTAAGAATTTGCGAAATTCCTGCGGCGTTTTGAATTCTTTGCGCAGCGGATGAAAAAAATAAAAATTCACGTTCTAATTTTTCTTCTTCGGCTTCCTGCAGTTCAAGTTTACTGATGTTTTCAAATTCAAAACGCAAAAAATCTTCTTTTTTTTTCAATTCTTCGGTTTTTTTTATGTGAAGATTCAAATTTTTTTCAGCCGTACAAAAATTTTCCCAAGAAACCGTAAATTTTTGTTTTTCAACGGCGACATCTCTGATTTTGTCGATAATCAAATATGGGGCGTCTTCATTGAGAAGCATTTGGTGATCGTGTTGCCCATGCAAATCGATAATTGCGTCGCCGATGGATTTAAGTACTGTAAGAGAACAAATTTCTCCATTAATTAAAATTTTATTTTTTGCCGATTCTGTTGCAATAATTCTTTTAATTATTAGGGAGTTATCAAAAAACGGGATAGAATTTTCTTCTATGGTTTTTTGCAAATTTTCAGGAATTTTCTCAAAATTAAACGAGCCGACGACCTCTGCAACGCTTTCTCCGCTTCGTATAGTTTCGGACGACGCACGATTACCTAAAAGCATTCCTACTGCGTCCATTAAAATAGATTTGCCGGCTCCGGTTTCACCTGTAAAAACGCAAAAACCGTTTTCCAAGTCAAATTCAATATTTTTAATTAACGCCAAATTGTTTATTTTCAAGTGATTAAGCATAATTTTAACCTTTTGTCTTACGGATGGGATTTCCCCATCCGAGTTTCGTTCTCAACAAATCAAAATACGATTCTTGTGAAAATTGTATAAGATTATGCTTTTCATCCAAACATGAAATAACAATTTCATCTTCGGGAACGAGTTTCGTACTTTCTATCCCGTCAAGCGAAAGTAAAATTTCCGGATTTTTCTTATTTACCTTAATTTTCAGAAAGTTATACGACGGAAGAATTATCGGTCTCTCGCTCAAAGAGTGAGGACAAATAGGGGTGACGATTATTACGTTTGTGTCCGGATAAACAATGGGACCGCCTGCCGCAAGCGAATACGCCGTCGAACCGCTTGGAGAAGCTATAATCACGCCGTCGGAAATGTAGTCTGTGATAAAATCGTTACCGTAACTCAACGAAAAAGAAGAGAGTTTCGGAACGCTTAACCTGTTGAAATATACATCGTTTATCGCATTAAAACCCCTCAGGATTTCGCCGTTTCTGTAATGTTTCACGTCTAAAACCGCACGGCGTACGACTCTGTAGTCTCCTCTAATGATTTTTTGCAGTTTTTCTTCAAAATTATCGGCTTCGACATCGGCTAAAAAACCTATTTTCCCAAAATTTATTCCTATTAACGGTTTTTCACAAAATTTTACAATATGCGCCGCGGAAATAAATGTTCCGTCGCCGCCTACCGAGATGACAATTTGAGAATTTTCAAGAAATTTCTCCACATTTTCCGCTTTTTCAAACGAATACGGAGCGTTTGGGTGTAGAATGACTGAAATTTCCTGTTTTTTACACCAAACTATCAGTCTTTCGATAATTTTTTGAATATCTAAACTCTTTTTAAAAACAACGACTCCGAATTGCTTTATCTCCATGTTTTTCACTCGCTTATGAAATTTAAAATCATTTTTGTACAATCAACAATATCAGAAAAATTTATATATTCTTCATGAGTATGAACATTTGCCATTCCGCACGAAATTACACTTGTCGGTATTCCTTTTTTGTTGAAAAAATTCGCATCGCTTCCGCCGCCGCTTGAAATGATTTTTGGCGTTTTACCGGTTTTTTTCGCCGCCGCGCATAATTTTTGTATTAACGGTGAATTTTTATCAAGTGAAAATCCGTCGTATTTTCTGATTATCTCAATTTCAGCGCGATTTTCGTTTTTTTTATTAAATTTTTTAATCGCCTCTTTATAAATTTCTACGATTTCATTGATTTTTTCCAAATTGCAAGAGCGAATTTCACCGCTTATTTCAACGAAATCCGGTACAATATTGTCTGCTGTTCCCCCGTTTATTTTTGCTATGTTTGCCGAAGAGTTTTTTGAAATTTTTCCTGTAGGCAATTCTTTTATCAACTTGCTTGCCAAAACAACGGCATTAATTCCTTTTTGCGGTTC from Chitinispirillales bacterium includes the following:
- the recN gene encoding DNA repair protein RecN — its product is MLNHLKINNLALIKNIEFDLENGFCVFTGETGAGKSILMDAVGMLLGNRASSETIRSGESVAEVVGSFNFEKIPENLQKTIEENSIPFFDNSLIIKRIIATESAKNKILINGEICSLTVLKSIGDAIIDLHGQHDHQMLLNEDAPYLIIDKIRDVAVEKQKFTVSWENFCTAEKNLNLHIKKTEELKKKEDFLRFEFENISKLELQEAEEEKLEREFLFFSSAAQRIQNAAGISQILSGDANSSGVISEISNLVKLLQSMANIDKNFENWADEIKPFWDSLKDLLKTINKYENSTEEEGQAKLEEINDRIAKIQKLKKKYSCSFAELLQKKEELKSELTNIENCDTDKFELEKTLISAKNELEKSAQNLSRMRKEICVSFDKSITYEMSKLGFNGGIFLTRFEKKEKIDSKGIDEIVFTAKTNAGEPFLPLCKTASGGEISRIMLAIKTILAENDTIPIMVFDEIDTGIGGERAADIAAAIKKLAKNHQILVISHLHQIASQADFHYSIFKTEISGRTETKIEKLDNAQRVKEVARMLGGENETTLRHAKELLEKI
- a CDS encoding NAD(+)/NADH kinase, coding for MEIKQFGVVVFKKSLDIQKIIERLIVWCKKQEISVILHPNAPYSFEKAENVEKFLENSQIVISVGGDGTFISAAHIVKFCEKPLIGINFGKIGFLADVEADNFEEKLQKIIRGDYRVVRRAVLDVKHYRNGEILRGFNAINDVYFNRLSVPKLSSFSLSYGNDFITDYISDGVIIASPSGSTAYSLAAGGPIVYPDTNVIIVTPICPHSLSERPIILPSYNFLKIKVNKKNPEILLSLDGIESTKLVPEDEIVISCLDEKHNLIQFSQESYFDLLRTKLGWGNPIRKTKG